Below is a window of Conger conger chromosome 16, fConCon1.1, whole genome shotgun sequence DNA.
GGTCATTAGCTGGCAAGCTAATATAGTGATACGCTTTATCGAACTGAATAAATCATCATCGTTGGCGTATAACGTAAAGTGCAGCTGTCGTCGAGATAGCTACATTTGCGTCCATTTCACAGACGATAATAGTATGGCAGGTTGCACTACTAAGACGGTGCACGATATTTTTCAGTCGATGGAGTACGGACCAGCTAGTTCCAGCACAGCGACTGCACAGGTAAATATGTAACTAAGCACTGTCCTGTAGCCTGTGAATATATTTGATTAGCACTGCGATTCTTCTGGAAGAATGGGTACAATAGCTAGCTATATTCTCTGGCTTAAACCTGTTTTAATTATAAGTTCTGTGGGAGTTCGTCAGTTAGATAGTAACTTAACAGTTCTGCTGATTAGCTAATGTGTGCTAAGTTAGCTAGTTAACTTAcggtttttaaatgtattaatttcgTCGCAACAGTCCGATTTGTCGGACATTATTAAGGATTTTACCCCTTGCAGCTCAGATTCATAACTCAGTCGGTAAATGCTTTGAAAGTGTCGAAGAGTTGGCATGTGATATTTATTACTTTATCTCACAAGACAAACATGTGACAAGAGACATGCCAGCTGAGTACAGTACAAAACAGTCTGTGTAGCTGATAATCATACTGACAGTGGCAGAATTTGAACGCTCTCCTCTGCCTGCTCTCCCCTCACTGTCCGTGCAAACTGGTGCATAAACACCATGGTTTAATTTCATCACAGTCATAAGTTCATTTTGTGCATTATGAAGGGGACGGCTTACTTTTGTTACTGATTAATTGGCTGAAACCTCTTTTGTTACTGATTGTCAGAGGTGGAGAAGTGTATGGCCACACCTTCTACATGTAGGAGGAAACTAGTCCCAACAGGAAGTTACAGGGAACCCAAATCTGAAAAGAGGGTGTTACTGGAATGACACCTAAAGTGCAACAACTGTACTTTCTGCATGCTATCTCTTTTCCCCTTTATTCTGCGTGTAAAATTAGCTGTCTTTTCTCTCGCTTTTCAGTCCTGGCTAGAGAGTCACTCTCGTTCTCTCGGTCTCTTTTTGGACGGGACATTTGTCTGTCCGTCCGACAGACAGACCAGCACTGTAAACGATGCTTCAGGTAACGGATTTGTAAATGTCTTTAGTGAGGACACTTAGCACTTCTATTGTTTTGCTGTGATTAATATTAGTTACTAGTTGAAATGTCTTCACACTCGATGTTTACAGTATCACATTAACTTGAGTGGTTTCCAGAATTACTGCcataaaaattaagaaaaaaggctgtatttcatatttccgataatgatctatatgttcagttcaaacatataggacaactatatacttttaattcagtacattttgtatatgtttcaatgttttttattgagtTATCTTATTTTTTCTGAGAACCATGGGCATCAAAATTATTAGCACCCCTCccaattattgaaaataaaaccaaagtGAACTTggcaataaaatgttatttagttTAGTTATTCTCAGTCATTTCTTTGCTTCCAATTTCACTGGAGTATAGAAATGAGGTAACAAttatgcaaaatccctttgtcacccatcagcatgggaaaattCTAAGAACTGTCAGTTGAGAAGAAACCAATGGTAATTGAGCATTGGGAAACCTGTTtcttggggaaatacattttttatttgaaaactgTAAGACCATTTCATcaataataaagcacactacttcacacatgttataaaatatagcttatgtcaataattatgattttgtttgtttacagtattgtttgtgcatatttatcaagggtgccaatcattttggagcccactgtatatacagccATTGAACCTGCTAGACACACAAGCACTGGTCTGCATATGAGTCACCCTGGCTGGACATGGCTTCCACCATGTCAAGTGCTATGTAATCCACCACTGGCCCGGAGGTGGTACTTGAATTTCCGCATGATCGCGGCTCATCTCGCTGGTCGATGTGGCGTGTCTCTGCAGGGCAGGGGCTGTGCACCACTGTGTGTGCGGCGGAGGAAGATATTGCCCTTGCCGCCGCCTCCGCGGTCAGCGGAGCCAAAGCCTGGAGCGGACTGAGCTGCCACCAGAGAGCCAGGGTTTTCCACAGGTAAGGGCCTGGAACATTCAGGGTTTTCGACAGGTAAGGGCCTTGAACATTCAGGGTTTTCCACAGGTAAGGGCCTGGAACATTCAGGGTTTTCGACAGGTAAGGGCCTTGAACATTCAGGGTTTTCCACAGGTAAGGGCCGGACACTGCCTGACTCTTGTCTGTCCCACAGGTGTGTTGGTGTCCTGCAGAGACAGGCCCAGTGCCTGACGGAGATGTGTGAGTTGGCTCAGGCTCCCAGTGCTGCATCTGCGGTGGTGCGACTGCTTCAGTACTACGCCGGATGGGCTCAGCTCCGAGACACTCTGGTTCCCCACTGGACCCCCCGAGGTGCTGACCGTTcagtttccctctctctctcctcctcactctctctcctccagagtCAGTCCCTATATAGCACCAGTCTCTGATTCACTCTGCTTCAGAGTCATAGTGTGTCACTTTTCAGTGCCAGTCTGTGCTGACCTTGTCAAAGAGCTGGTTACCTGTCTGTATTTCACCCAAACATTACCTTGGACTCCAGTCTGGATGCATGTGTATGGCCATCTGGCTATGCTCTTTGTGCAGGAGTGATGTTGTGTATGACATTGTGACTGTGCTCTTCGTGCAGGAGTGATGTTGTGTATGACCGTGTGGCTGTGCTCTTTGTGTTATGGGGCTCCCCcaggtgttgtggctgtggctgtggcagaTGACTGCTCCCTGTATGCCCTCTTGCTGAAAGTCTTACCAGCATTAGCAGTGGGTGAGTATGGAGCCCCACCCTCCCATCGCTAGGGCGGCTGTCCTATCGTCTGGACAACCTTCTCTTCCacaattacataaataaataaataagtcttcCCTCATTTTTGAACGTGCTCCTCTGATGAAAGCACAACAAGCAGAACAATACTGCCCTGTAGCAAACTAGTCCCAAAGAGCATGTCTCTGTTTCACCGCTGCTCCTGTTTTCCCTCTGACCCAAACCCTGTGTTGATTCAATACCTTTTCCAGGCAAGTCAGTAAAATGGTTGCCAACTTGTCATTTGTTGCATGGTGTAACACACCTAAAATAATGCACTGACCCCATTTGGACAAAATGCTTGCGAAGCACTGAATTAATTTACTGTTCCTTCAGTAATAGTAAAGGCATTGGAGTGTTGTTGGCCCACAGGGGCTGCCAATGGTGCATACATGTTACTACAGAGTGCTTCAGTTTTATAAATCAGTGAATATAGTGGTGGGATATAGATAGATAAAACCTGGTCAGTTCACAAATCATTTGTTACATTTGACTTGAAATGATGTCAGCACTCTGTTTCCAAGGAAACTCGGTCATCGTAGCACCTGGGTCTGGGACAGCCCTTCCTGCGCTTCTGACTGCCAGCATTCTGGGGGAGGCCGGGCTTCCTGCCGGGGCCCTGAACGTCCTCACTGGGAAAGACCTGAGCCTGGGGATCAGAGTGGCTCAGAGTCCCAGTGTCAGCTGGGTCACTTACACTGGGAATAAACAGGTACATACTTACACCGGGAATAAACAGGTACATACTTACACTGGGAATAAACAGGTACATACTTACACGGAATAAACGGGTACATACTTACACTGGGAATAAACAGGTACATACTTACACTGGGAATAAATAGGTACATACTTACACTGGGAATAAACAGGTACATACTTACACGGAATAAACAGGTACATACTTACACTGGGAATAAACAGGTACATACTTACACCGGGAATAAACGGGTACATACTTACACTGGGAATAAACAGGTACATACTTACACTGGGAATAAACAGGTACATACTTACACGGAATAAACGGGTACATACTTACACTGGGAATAAACAGGTACATACTTACACTGGGAATAAATAGGTACATACTTACACCGGGAATAAATAGGTACATACTTACACGTAATAAACAAGTACATACTTACACTGGGAATAAACAGGTACATACTTACACTGGGAATAAACAGGTACATACTTACACTGGGAATAAACGGGTACATACTTACACTGGGAATAAACAGGTACATACTTACACCAGGAATAAACTGGTACATACTTACACTGGGAATAAACGGGTACATACTTACACTGAATATACTGGTACATACTTACACCGGGAATAAACAGGTACATACTTACACTGGGAATAAACGGGTACATACTTACACTGGGAATAAACGGGTACATACTTACACTGGGAATAAACGGGTACATACTTACACGGAATAAACGGGTACATACTTACACTGGGAATAAACAGGTACATACTTACACTGGGAATAAACGGGTACATACTTACACTGGGAATAAACGGGTACATACTTACACTGGGAATAAACAGGTACATACTTACACCGGGAATAAACAGGTACATACTTACACTGGGAATAAACGGGTACATACTTACACTGGGAATAAACGGGTACATACTTACACGGAATAAACAGGTACATACTTACACCGGGAATAAACAGGTACATACTTACACTGGGAATAAACGGGTACATACTTACACCGGGAATAAACAGGTACATACTTACACTGGGAATAAACGGGTACATACTTACACTGGGAATAAACAGGTACATACTTACACGGAATAAACAGGTACATACTTACACGGAATAAACAGGTACATACTTACACTGGGAATAAACGGGTACATACTTACACGGAATAAACAGGTACATACTTACACCGGGAATAAACAGGTACATACTTACACCGGGAATAAACTGGTACATACTTACACTGGGAATAAACAGGTACATACTTACACTGAATATACTGGTACATACTTACACCGGGAATAAACGGGTACATACTTACACTGGGAATAAACGGGTACATACTTACACGGAATAAACAGGTACATACTTACACCTGGAATAAACAGGTACATACTTACACCGGGAATAAACTGGTACATACTTACACTGGGAATAAACAGGTACATACTTACACTGAATATACTGGTACATACTTACACCGGGAATAAACAGGTACATACTTACACTGGGAATAAACAGGTACATACTTACACCGGGAATAAATAGGTACATACTTACACGTAATAAACAGGTACATACTTACACCGGGAATAAACAGGTACATACTTACACAGAATAAACTGGTACATACTTACACCGGGAATAAACAGATGCATATAAACTGGGAACCTTATGTGGTTTCCCATGTTCTGCTGAGCTCTGAAAGCTACTGTTACTATGACAATGATTGTATGATAGTACCTCATCTCGCCTAACCCTACCcaccatttctccctctctgtttttctctcaggATGGTGAGATTCTGGGCAGGGAGACTGCAGGGTGGGGcgtccccctttctctctctctgtccaccaGTGCCATCTGTCCATTCATCATTTTTGATTCCGCTGATATTGACAGCGCAGTGGATGGTGTGATAGAGGCagcctttaaaaagaaaaaagatgtaagtttatatatatattttttttttcaaatcacTGAATATTTATACTGTCCTCCGCAAACTTCAGGCAGTTAAATAATATTGCAGTTACTCATAACTGTCTTTACTGTCTCCACTGGGGTGCCTAGTGATGCGTAAAGTTGTAGTGCCTGGATGTAGGAAGAATGCCATGCACTTGTTCAATAATGTCTTCATGATGTGCAGTACCAAGCATGGCCACAAGGTGGAAGTGTTGTAGCATATGTTGGATGAACAGCGCTCTGAGTCTGGGATTGACTCTCTCGCAGTGGCAGTGGatactgtgtgtgcaggagtcaGTCTGGGACCGTGTCCATGCACGGCTGAAGATTCGAATGGCAGGAATGAAGTGCCTTCCTCTCTTGGCTGAATCTGATCGACCCATTGTGGATGCTGCAGTGCATGAGGCTCAACAGCAGGGGGCGACTGTGAGTCAAACAGATTTAGGAATATCCAAATTTCGAAAAAGTAGTGCTTAGCATACAGAATTGTTTTCTCCCGTTTTCCGTATTAGGCTTAGCGTGTGAATAGGAGTAATGGTGATTTGTGAGACACGGGTATGAGAGTGTATAATTTTTGATGTTGAATTAATTTCTCTCAGGTGATCCAGGCTTGCCCCGCGCCCTCTGCCCCCTCGCTGTTCCCGCCCACTGTGCTGTGGGGCGTTGCCCCCTCATGCCCCTGTGTGGTGGAGCCCCCTGCTGGCCCTCTCctaccctccctctccttcagaaCCACTGCAGAAGGGCTCACCATCGGTAACTTCACCCTTCTGACACAACACAGATAGGGCAGACTACTGAAATAACCAATGGTCCTACTGAAATAACCACCAATCTACTGAAATAACCACGGCCCTACTGAAATAACCACCAAGCTACTGAAATAACTACAGCCCTACTGAAATAACCACCAAGATATTTAGTCACAGTAAAGTGTTAGATCAAATTGGTTGTTATTCAAATTGGTCAATGACCTTAAAAATGATCTGCCTACACAGCCACGATCTGAGCAATTTAGAGAGCAGACAAAACATTGGTTAAAAAACTAAGCAGAGTCCACAGATCTCGGTACTAGAGCAGCTTGTTAGCCGTTCAAATCTGCGTAGATTATGAATGTTCACTGTGCCCACACTCTACTATCCAGTGTAGTAGCACTCTAACCATTAGCCCTATTAAATAGTGTAGTTGCActctaaccattacattacagttatttaaccGACACATTTAcccgaagcgacttacagttgatgagactaagcagggtgtttgttgctgcaattcctctcttgaccgttagaagtccaacaCCACCGATCATACCTTTAATATGGAGGGGAGTAAATCTGAGAAAGTGCCCGCATGTCAGCCATTTCACATTTGAAGGCGCGATTGGGAGGCCCGCGAGCACTCCTCTGGTGAGGTGAGAATGAGCGCTGAGCCCTGTCTGCGGTGGAAGTGACCGGATGCTTGTGCTCGTTTCAGCGAACCACAGCCCCCACGGGCAGGCAGCCTCCGTCTGGACTGAGGACCTGACGCTGAGTCTCGAGTGTGCCAAGAGGTACTGGCTCCagaccgtctgtctgtctgtctgtctgactgtctgtctgtctgtctgtctgactgtctgtctgtctgtctgtctgtctgactgtctgtctgtctgtctgactgtctgtctgtctgtctgtctgtctgactgactgtctgtctgtctgtctgtctgtctgtctgtctgtctgtctgtctgactgtctgtctgtctgactgtctgtctgtctgactgtctgtctgactgtctgtctgtctgtctgtctgtctgtctgtctgacagtGGTCTCCGACCCTGATCCTGgtgagctgcagggtctgctggttttcgctgttactcGGCCCTTAATCCATCAATTACAGCAGTTGATTACATATTACTCCCCttacctggttacctgggtctcaactgggtgctgatttttcaggtgaaaacaaaaaccagcagaccctgtaggtCTCCAGGAcaagggttggagaccactagTATCTACACATATCCTTCTTACTGactcctgctccctccctctctctctcccctctctccctccctctctctccttcaccctctctccctccctccctctccctctctctctctctctctctctctctctccctctccctcctgcagtctgtctgtcgGCACGGTGTGGGTGAACTCTCACTCCGTCTTCGAcccatctctgtgtctctctggcgTGAAGCAGAGCGGGACCTGCGTCGTCGGAGGTCCACAGGTGAGAGCCCACCTCCACCCGCTCCCTCTCCGGAACTCTCCATCGCCCAGGATGCACAATCAGCAGTTAGACTGTACATCACTGAATGCCACGCCCACTTTGGGGGCACATTGCACCGCTCTCATTGaaacagtaataaaaataaaaagatgtcgacaaagaacaaaaacaaaataagtttTGTGTTGTGAACTGCACAGCCAAGGTAAtgaacccctcccctctctctcagggtctGTTTCAGTTCCTccgtcctgctctctctccttccctgcctcgctcctctcctctgcccgTTGACTACGTCAAATTCGGGACTGCCGCATCCCGACCCCTGCTTCGCGGTGCAGCCGAGTCCACCGACCCCGCCCTGTAAGTGTTCCAGCTGCCGCGGTCACGTTCTCGATGGCGAAGCCGTCAACTTCACATCTTTTCATTTACTGTAATCCGTACTGGAGAAATGTACCGTTTCCATTGCCGGTTACGTATCCTCGTGCTTCAGGCTCTTAACCTTACTGACACTGATTTCAGACGAGTCAGCACCAACTTCAGAGGATGCGTTTTTGCTAATGAACCAATAGTCAGGCGGTTCTTCTGAGAAATCgtgatgttgttttgtgtgcttgaagctgctttcacatgagAGGAATCAAACGCTGCATTCAACGGTAAGGCGGTAACTACACGTGGGAAGAATCGAGTACCGGTAGTTGTTGAAACTCATCCACTGGTTTGTTAAACTGCAACAAGCCACACCAATATGCGATAGGGGTAGGCCGTCTACGgttataaaaaacgaaattgTGTACTTTTTCCAAAGCATCAAGAGGCTAGCCGGGCTAACTCAGTTAGTCATGTAGCCTACATGAAACAGCTCTGCCTGGGCTCTGTGTTGTAGTAGCATAGGCTACATCTGCCTGCTTCATACAAATGTGTGGTGTGATTTGACGTGCTAGGAAAAGTCAGCTTCAAATAAGATCAAAGTTTAAACAATTTGAACCCTGATGCCCTACGGCAGTCAAGTGGATACTCCCTCCATAGGAATTGAATGGCTTTGACGCCATCATGTGAAAGCCACTTTACTCTGCCTCTGCCATTGGCCCACATCTCTGTCCCTCAGGTCTGAGTGTGAcgcactctgtccctctgtcccttaGGTCTGAGTGTGAcgcactctgtccctctccctcaggTCTGAGTGTGAcgcactctgtccctctccctcaggTCTGAGTGTGAcgcactctgtccctctgtccctcaggtCTGAGTGTGAcgcactctgtccctctgtccctcaggtCTGAGTGTGacgctctctgtccctctgtccctcaggtCTGAGTGTGAcgcactctgtccctctgtccctcaggtCTGAGTGTGACGCACTCTGTCCCTCAGGTCTGAGTGTGACgcgctctgtccctctgtccctcaggtCTGAGTGTGAcgcactctgtccctctgtccctcaggtCTGAGTGTGACacgctctgtccctctgtccctcaggtCTGAGTGTGACGCGCTCTGTCCCTCAGGTCTGAGTGTGaagctctctgtccctctgtccctcaggtCTCAGTGTGAcgcactctgtccctctgtccctcaggtCTGAGTGTGACGCACTCTGTCCCTCAGGTCTCAGTGTGACGCGCTCTGTCCCTCAGGTCTGAGTGTGACGCACTCTGTCCCTCAGGTCTGAGTGTGAcgcactctgtccctctccctcaggTCTGAGTGTGAcgcactctgtccctctccctcaggtgtgagtgtgacgcactctgtccctctgtccctcaggtCTGAGTGTGACACGCTCTGTCCCTCAGGTCTCAGTGTGACGCGCTGTGTCCCTCAGGTGTGAGTGTGGCGCAAGGGCGTTTACGGCATTAACCCTTTTCCTCCCTCAGCGTGCCACGCTCCTACCTTCACTTCGTGGGAGGCCGGCCCTGTAAGGCGGACTCCGGCTGCAGTGTGGCAGTCCTGGCACCGGGGGGCGCCGTGACGGCGTACTGCCCTGACGGGGGGCGCAAAGACGTCCGCAACGCGGTGGAGGCGGCCCTGAAATCCCAGCCAGGGTAATGCTTTCTCGCCCGTCTGTTGTTGTTACACTGTCCATTACGAGCTACGAAATTACCAGGGCCAACATCACCCCTGAAGGGCTTCCAACACTGGCTAAAGACCCCCCTCTTTAAGTAGTCTGCTGACccttgttagggaaaaatgccctttttaacatttcacaggtgagcattgtctgatgaaacagGTCCCAGTAAAACAACGATACCTATACTTgagtatttatttgcaaagaactaacagaaagtgagagagcttaCTGGCTCTCTGATTTGAATGAGACATATACACACTTTTTCACAAGGGtggagacaaaaacaaggaagacatgATACTGACAACCTAGGATTATTATTCGTTAGTCTCCAGATAAACTCCAACCTTGCCCTTGTCGTAAGACCGTAATGTGCTTgctacccccttctaggagaagcagagacattaaggtcagaggctgtctgtctgctgtgagagagatagtggaagactcctagtaagcacttaattcagaaagtggtctaatcgTAATAaggaatatattatattaattatttttaatcgtgattgtctttatgtcaACGCACATTGTCAATCAAGAAAATTACACTTACACCCTCTTTCACTGTCCTCTTTCCTTTTGGGATAGTAACATTGTATACAGGTAGCTTTGTAAACACAGTTTTTCGGCGTTTACTTTTGTTTGCTGTGCTAATTGTTTGTTGGGTTAACTTGACACGTACTGATTATAAACAAGCCTCTATGCCCTCTTGGTGATACTGACTCCGGAGAGCAACTGATTGTCTCCACTTCTGAAAGTGTCTCCGGATATGAAGTCCTGCTGAGCGACTGTAATGTGACGTTCTGTCCCGTCTTGGTGTACGACCGCGCGTGAGAGGGCTTGCGTTAGTGTCGTGCGATGTCGGTGCGTGTGCAGCACGGACAGGAAGTACATTTCTCATCGCAGGAAACTGAGCGATTCTCACTGACTCGGTtacagctggaggaggaggagtgcggtctcccgGTCTCAGTCGCTCTACACCCTCGCCGAAGGCCTGGAGCTGAGGAGGCGGGACATGGCCGTGTCACTCCAGGCTCAGACCTGCATTCTATTGGAGGAGGCGGAAATGGAGGTGGAGCTCAGCATTTCTCGGCTCTGCGATTGGGCTGCCCACTGCGACAAAGAAGTGGGTGGGGTGCAGGTGAGAGATCTTTCTGGCGTGATATATTTCTGTGGTTTATTGCCGCATTTGGCATGGCATTCTgtttcactgtaatctctgcGCAAGAACTACATGGAATTACTGTGATTAACATTCCACACAGTATTGTAAACCGTGTAAGTGCCCTTAGAAATGGATCATAAAACAAGTGATTCACTTTCTCTCTTATCTTTCCAGTCTCTCCCCCAGTCTGGCTCCGCCCTCTCCTTATCAGAGCCAATAGGAGTGGTGGGCGTGGTCCTCCCAGACAGGagtcccctcctctctctggttTCTCTGCTTGGGGCTGCCCTGGCTGCCGGCAATGCTGTGGTCATGATAGCCAGTGAGAAGTATCCTCTTCCTGCCTTAGAGTTTATTCAGGTGTGTTAATTACCGTTCACCTGCGCTacctgtagtctgtgtgtgtgtgtgtgtatccaccGGTGAGCATCTGCAACTATCCATTCAGCTGTCAGTCTTCAAAAAGCTGCAAGAACGATTTAGGAACTCAGGCAAAAAGTACAAAGAAGGGCAACTAAATTGATTCCTGGAATGAAAAAAAGGTTCACCCCAAACAATCATGTattacacttaaaaaaaacgACTATTGATTTTCCACAGGAAAATTATCAAATGCAGTTTCCCATTATAGGAATCTAGAAAGCACCATATTTATGAATGAAGTTTTTCCCCCTTGGATATTTTCCCTAAATCCACACAGCATCCTCTGCACAAGTGTAGCCCAAACAATGGCCGTCTCTCTTGCTGCTTCCAGGTACTGCAGTCCTCCGCCATCCCAGAGGGCGTGGTCAGCATCATAACAGGCGGTAAAGACCAGCTGACCCGGgcactggccaatcacagtGTTGTACAGGCCATCTGGTACTGGGGCAGTCAAGAGGTGAGGTCCATTTTCATTTACTAGCCTATAGTTGGAGTTGCTGTCTCTGCCTTGTGGCATTGTCCTGatgctctctcttctctctatctctatctctctatcacatctctctctctctccccctccatctcagGGCTGCCAGTTCCTGCAGTACACATGCTGTAACCCCCTGAAGAGCCTGTGGCTTCACCCCGAGGAAGAGGGGGATGAGGGCGGAAAGAATGGAGGATGGGACTGGGCactccctcatccctctctcatgGAGGAGATGTGGAGGCAGGCCACTCACTGGAAGAGTGTGTGGATACCCACTGCCTAGGGAGAAGGGGCATGGCCACGTTGAGTGACAGCACTTAGGGACGGggatgggggggatgggggatgggggggattGTGTGATGGAAAGAACGCTTCATATTATTCCCATGGACAGCCTTATACATGCAGCTCGGTTCATATGTCCTTCTTGCGTCACTGCATAAACATTCCGAAAATAATGTTATATGGCGCACAGGTCATACCTTGTGCTCACAGTATTGCAACCTGCTACATCAGTTTCTGTGATGATAACAGTCTGAGAATTGGAGACATTCCAATGGCATCAGAGATTGGATAGCTACCTCCGTCATACACATGGTcaaacaatgacacacacacacacacacacacacaccatatgtgTTACATGTCTGTAATAAAGTTGGAGAAATTTACTAATATATTAGAAAGTGGTCTGTTCTAAATAGAGAAAATGTAGTGTGCACACCGTACAAGAATCATGTGACCGTTAACATTAAAATTGTTCATCACTATATTTGTATCTATAGCCTTGTTCCAC
It encodes the following:
- the aldh16a1 gene encoding aldehyde dehydrogenase family 16 member A1: MAGCTTKTVHDIFQSMEYGPASSSTATAQSWLESHSRSLGLFLDGTFVCPSDRQTSTVNDASGQGLCTTVCAAEEDIALAAASAVSGAKAWSGLSCHQRARVFHRCVGVLQRQAQCLTEMCELAQAPSAASAVVRLLQYYAGWAQLRDTLVPHWTPRGVVAVAVADDCSLYALLLKVLPALAVGNSVIVAPGSGTALPALLTASILGEAGLPAGALNVLTGKDLSLGIRVAQSPSVSWVTYTGNKQDGEILGRETAGWGVPLSLSLSTSAICPFIIFDSADIDSAVDGVIEAAFKKKKDWQWILCVQESVWDRVHARLKIRMAGMKCLPLLAESDRPIVDAAVHEAQQQGATVIQACPAPSAPSLFPPTVLWGVAPSCPCVVEPPAGPLLPSLSFRTTAEGLTIANHSPHGQAASVWTEDLTLSLECAKSLSVGTVWVNSHSVFDPSLCLSGVKQSGTCVVGGPQGLFQFLRPALSPSLPRSSPLPVDYVKFGTAASRPLLRGAAESTDPALVPRSYLHFVGGRPCKADSGCSVAVLAPGGAVTAYCPDGGRKDVRNAVEAALKSQPGWRRRSAVSRSQSLYTLAEGLELRRRDMAVSLQAQTCILLEEAEMEVELSISRLCDWAAHCDKEVGGVQSLPQSGSALSLSEPIGVVGVVLPDRSPLLSLVSLLGAALAAGNAVVMIASEKYPLPALEFIQVLQSSAIPEGVVSIITGGKDQLTRALANHSVVQAIWYWGSQEGCQFLQYTCCNPLKSLWLHPEEEGDEGGKNGGWDWALPHPSLMEEMWRQATHWKSVWIPTA